The segment TAGCTCACTTGCTTTTACACCCCCCTCTATCGCAAAAGCCCCTGAATGCGTTAAACATTTACAGAGAATATATATGGAACTCTCTATATATCTATATATGTAGCGTCCCGCAACTGCCTAAAACAACGGCTTTTTCTTGACGTGTCACCCTAAAATATAATACCATTAAATCAGATTTTTCTGTGCCGGCGACGGCCGGCACAACCCTATGTACCGAACCCCAAAATTGCCAAAAATTAAGGATGCTTACAAAAGCTTGTCCCCCACAGCGCTATCAAAACGGTTTCACGCTGGTTGAAATCACCGCTGTTTTGGTGATGATTGCCATCATTGCCGCTTATGTTATCGGTCGCTCGGCAACCACCGATCAGGTCGATGTGGTCGGCCAGACCGACCGGATCCGCAATCAGATTCGCTATGCCCAGGCCTCTGCAATGAGACAGAGCAATCGGGTCTGGGGCGTTAAATTCGATACCAGCACAAATCAGTACTGGTTGTTCTCCATAACGCCTGATACTGAGGGCGGCGAGATAGAGCCGGATATAGAAGCCGGAGAA is part of the Desulfobacterales bacterium genome and harbors:
- a CDS encoding type II secretion system protein, which produces MLTKACPPQRYQNGFTLVEITAVLVMIAIIAAYVIGRSATTDQVDVVGQTDRIRNQIRYAQASAMRQSNRVWGVKFDTSTNQYWLFSITPDTEGGEIEPDIEAGEEDLAANRREFPGENTDIISFADLDLDDITPSFTLFFNRIGKPYTAYFKENDPGNVALANNLVITVSAKGESRTITVIPETGLLQ